A genomic window from Emys orbicularis isolate rEmyOrb1 chromosome 8, rEmyOrb1.hap1, whole genome shotgun sequence includes:
- the DND1 gene encoding dead end protein homolog 1, producing MEGALEAQMWSDAVNQNNKTALLAWVKETGIQLVQVNGQRKYGGPPSGWIGEPPPSGSEVFIGKLPQDIYENKLIPLFQSVGKLYEFRLMMTFSGLNRGFAYAKYSNRRSAQIAIAALNNFEVQKGCPIMVCRSTEKCELCVDGLSSSVEQGQLRTLLQEVTTGVLNISLYPSPSRKGGQLAVLKYNSHRAAAMAKKTLVEGNLGLYGEEIEVDWLKVDMKQKLRASTERTFPESLQPGGCKSGSPSQTPRGAVMCPLPQAFCVLDYLNALCKKQRLGIPVFLTKCVQANPDGWLRFWYQVVIPGYPSPFSGFMWIKRDKSGLSGHDKAKNAIALQLLKTLGESLHGSADVLGFVPLSLNS from the exons ATGGAGGGCGCGCTGGAGGCGCAG ATGTGGAGTGATGCTGTCAATCAGAACAATAAAACAGCCCTGTTGGCCTGGGTGAAGGAGACTGGCATCCAACTGGTGCAGGTCAATGGTCAGAGGAAGTATGGAGGCCCTCCCTCAG GCTGGATTGGGGAGCCCCCTCCATCCGGCTCAGAGGTATTCATTGGAAAACTCCCTCAGGACATCTATGAAAACAAACTAATTCCTCTCTTCCAAAGCGTGGGCAAGCTGTACGAGTTCCGCCTCATGATGACCTTCAGTGGGCTCAACCGTGGCTTTGCCTATGCCAAGTACAGCAATCGGCGCAGTGCGCAAATAGCTATTGCTGCTCTGAACAACTTTGAGGTGCAGAAGGGCTGCCCCATCATGGTTTGCAGGAGCACTGAGAAGTGTGAGCTGTGTGTGGATGGCCTGTCATCCTCGGTGGAGCAGGGCCAGCTGCGGACACTGTTGCAGGAGGTGACCACGGGGGTCCTGAACATCTCCCTGTATCCCAGCCCCTCCCGGAAGGGGGGACAGCTCGCAGTGCTGAAATACAACTCCCACCGAGCTGCGGCCATGGCCAAGAAAACTCTAGTGGAAG GTAACTTGGGCCTGTATGGAGAGGAAATTGAAGTGGATTGGCTGAAAGTAGACATGAAGCAGAAACTCCGTGCCAGCACAGAGAGAACCTTCCCAGAAAGCTTGCAGCCTGGTGGCTGCAAGAGTGGCAGTCCGAGCCAGACGCCTCGTGGTGCCGTGATGTGCCCTTTGCCACAGGCATTCTGCGTGTTAGACTACCTGAATGCACTGTGCAAGAAGCAGCGGCTGGGAATCCCGGTGTTTCTGACTAAATGTGTCCAAGCGAACCCTGACGGCTGGCTGCGGTTCTGGTATCAGGTGGTGATTCCAGGTTACCCATCCCCCTTCAGTGGGTTTATGTGGATCAAACGTGATAAGTCTGGCTTGAGTGGACATGACAAGGCCAAGAATGCCATAGCGCTGCAGCTGCTCAAAACTTTGGGTGAGTCCTTGCATGGCTCTGCAGACGTCTTGGGCTTTGTTCCCCTCAGCCTCAACAGCTAG